The stretch of DNA AttctaaaattctaaaaaaatacTGTTAGTCATCTTAGAATAATATTATAGTAGTTATTGGAGAAGTTTGGATTAGTACGATGAAATTTCTCAATTTAGATTAATGTGATGAAAGTTTACTGAGTTACACTCATTTTTAAACTAAGTTGCATTCCTTCAcacatttaatctaaaaaatactTAATTTCCATGATTAATCATTCTacaattctataaaaaaaaaaaaatactgatcATCTTAGAGTCATGCCCTTAGTAGTTTTGGAGAAGTTTGGATTAGTTTAGTATTTACCGAAATATACTCGTTTTTTATTTAAGTTACACTTGTTCATAGATTCAATCCAAAAAAtatctgattttgatgattaatcaCTCTAAAATCCTCAAAAGTAGAAAGAAAATAATACTACTAATCATCTTAAAATCCTATTCTAGTAGTTTCAAAGAAGTTTAGATTGATTTACTGAAAGTTCACCAAGTTATTCTTGTTCACatatttgattgaaaatatatctaattttgataattaatcacttcaaaattcttaaaaaataagaaaaatactaCTTCACCATAGAATTATGTCTTAATGGTACCGGAGAAATTCAAATTGGCTTGATGAAAGTTTACTAAGTTACACTCGTTTTAAAATGTTCACATATTTaactaaaaaaaatcaaattttgataattaatcattctaaaatctttaaaaataaataaatactattAATGATATTAGTATCATGTTCTAATAGTTCCAAAGAAGTTTGGAGTGGTTTGGTGGAAGTTCACTAAGTTACACTTGTTTTTAAACTAAGTTACACTCTCCTTCAAGGATtcaacataaaaaaatatataattttgataattaatcattataaatttctcaaaaaaaaaagaaaagaaaaatactacTAATTATCTTAGAATCATTTCCTAATAGTTTCAAAGAAGTTCAAACTAGTTTGGTGAAAGTTCACCAAGTTAtactgagtttttatttaagttaTACTATTCAAagtttcaaacaaaaatattctattttgataattaatcacTTTTAAAAAAAAGTACTACTAAAAATCTTAGAATTATATCCGAAGAGTTTGGATTGTTTATGTGAAAGTTCACCAAGTTACCCTCGTATTTGAACTAAATTATGTGTTTCAAAATATTCCCCCTTTTTTATATTAATGACACTAAAATTCTCAAAAACTACAAAACATCCTATTAATTATCTTACCAATATATGCTAAAACTTTTGTAGGAGTTTGAATAGGTTTCATGCAAATCGattaagttattttttttttttttgaactactTTACACTCGATCACAACTTGGAAGTTTCTTATTTGTTATATTAATGACCTTAAAATCGTCAAAAAAAAACTTTCTTTGgttttttttctaaaatgatcaattttataatcttctattcTCTTCGCaacataaatatcaaataatCTAAGAACATCAAAATCAATTAATTTATAGATCTATACACTTATCTAATCAGTAGGTAGACAAGGGAATTCAAAAATATAcctaatgtaattttttttgaCATGATTTAATTTCATCTCATATCAAACTATGTCCTCAACATATTTTCCAAAGCTTTTTTCCTcttattcttctctttctttctcctttcgtttttcttctgttcttctttccttttcttttttcctctccTTTCTTCCCACGAGATCCTCTCTCACtttcctctcttttttctcttccatttctttctttcttctctattCTTTGAACTTTCATGTTTCTCTCTCCCTCACTCCCACACAGCCTCTCTTTTACTTGTGAGAGAGGCGGCGGCAAGGAAACCttatttttatactttttatAATTAATctctaataatttaatatttatagTTAGatccttaaaaaaataaaaatttcacaAACAGATCTCGTTACGTaggacgaaaaaaaaaaaaagagaatgagataagaCGAATgacaagaagaggaaggcaaaatGGGAAGAGAAGAAATAGTATAGGGAGGAAGTCGAGAAAGAGGAGACGGTGGAAGGGAGAAGACAGGCAAATGATAAGGAAAATGTGGAGGTGGGAGGGAAGAAAGAGACAGCGAAAGGGaagaaggtggaggaggaggagaaggaatgaGATGGGGCGGAGTATGAGAAAGGAGGGCGATATAGGGATGGAGGCAAAAGCGAAGAAGATAAACGAGGAGGAAGGAGATAGATGAAAAGGACAAGAAATAGGACGAGGGGAAGGTAACGACGGAGGAGGAATGAGACGAGGCATGTTTAATTGAACGGGTTTAAAAGTTGGGTTGGTTGATAGGATATTTTTATTGTGTAAAAAGAATTTCtcgtataaaaaaaaattagagaggcATCAtcagattaaaaataaataaattttatttgataaaaatacGTAAATAAGATAAATCATTAATTGGCTGACAGCTAGTTCATGATTACTGGTCCGAGCAATGAATGAATCTATTAGAGGGCATCTAAATTTAAAAGTAACTTTTTCTAATAATCACTTAAGTGAGTTTAGAACGAAGAAATATGACGGGATCCACACGTGAATCTATCATCTATATCAAGCTCTATCGTCTCCTCCTGCGACGTAAGAAAACAAGATACGGACAAATGACACCATCGCGTGCTTTCGATAGAAGAAGAGAACCAAGCTTTTCCGTCGCGGCGTAGGTTGAGTTGCAGGCAATGAATGGTCAAATTTCCAAAGATCAGTTACGACCAGCTGGTGTAGAAAAACACGCCACAACGACTCTTGCAATAATGCGCAATGAAATGCTAAATGCTAAGCAGAAGAGACAAAAGCCAGATGGCATCCATCGGGATTGTCGTTGACTGTCAGCACCACGTGTCCTGGTAGATTCTAGTCTTTATAACACTAAATAACTAAAAGGTAGTCAATACTTGAAGGCCATTAGAGTAACAGTCACACGGAGTCGACTTTGGTACTGCAAATGTAGGCGTCACATCTTCATCCCGGCACCTCTCATGGAAGCCGCAGCTCGGAAGAACTCGCTCAACCCCTTCACCGACGACCCGGGTCCGTCCCTCCATGCCTCTTTCATCAGCCCCCTTACTTCCTCCACCCTCCTCCTTATCTCCTTCCCCCTTTGTCCTCCGTGCATCACCTCTTTTACCACCTTCTCCACCACCACCCTGTCCGCCTTGGAGCTCTCCATGTTCCCCCTCGCTACCTCCACGCATACCCCCAGCTCCTCCTCCATGATCTTCGCGTTGTACAGCTGATCCCCCGACAGGGGCCACGCGACGATCGGCACGCCTCGGCTCAAGCTCTCCAGCaccgagttccacccgcagtggCTCAGGAACCCGCCAGTCGACGCGTGCGACAAGATCTCCAGCTGCGGTGCCCAACCGTGCACCAACACCCCTGTCCCTTCGTCTCTCATCCGTTCCTCGAACTTCTCCGGCAGCCACTCCGCCTTGAACTCCCCCTTGACATCGAACCCCACAGGAGGCCTGATGACCCACAAGAACCGGGTCCTGCTCGCCTCCAGCCCCATCGCCAGCTCCTTCATCTGCGGCGCGGCGATGGTGTTCTGCGAGCCGAATGAGATGTACAACACGGATGCCGGCGGTTGCGAATCCAACCATTTCATGATGTGATCGTTACCAGCGCTGGCTGAAGAAGGGGAAGAGAGCGAAGAGAGCACTGGACCGACGGGCCAAACGGGACACGGAAGCACTTTGCGAAGCATCCGCAACCCAGTCTTCTCCACCTCTTCGACGGTGTTGATGATCACGGCATCGGTTTCCGACGAGAGAGATATCTGTCCCTGAAGGAAGTCCGACCAAGGATCGGTGCCGTCGGCCATGAGCAGGTGCTTCGGGAGCTGCGAGCGGTGGATGATGGTATCGGGGAACTCAGGTAGCGGGAAATCGTCGGAATTCGTCTTTCTGTGGGGTAGGTGAGTCCACAGCGAGGAGTAAACGGTCGTGCCATAAGCTCCGCTGGTGAAAAATATGGAATGAAAAGTTCCGAAACGGCGCGCAACGTGGACGCTCCATGCAAAGAAGTTATCAGCGATGATGCAGAGAGGCGGACGGCCGTCTTCCTGCGTTATGTCTTCGATGAGCTGCTCGAAAGCGGGCTGGAGGGACCGGGAGGCATGGAGGAGAGTGACGATCTGGTGGAAGGGGATGGCCCCGGTGGTCTCAGCTTCAGGGGGGAGTCCGTGGGCGGCGGGGGAGAAAGGAATGGAGCGAAGTCGAATcgaagagagggagggagggcagGACGAACTTTTAATCTTTTGTATGTTGAGAGGGGTGCTGACCAGAGTGACGATGAGAGTGGGACGACGGCGGCGGAGGAGCTCGGCGAGGGCGACGAAGGGAGTGATGTGGCCCTGGGCCATGAAGGGGAAGAGAACCACGTGTTGGCGCTCGCCGTCCTCCATTGTTGCGAGGATCAGTGTTCAGAGTGCGCTGTTGGGCGAGCCATGGTGGAGGTCATGTACTAGCTTTGGATATGGAAGTCAATCATGTCCActcttttgtttttttccttttctttattgaTTGACAGGTCATCAAAATTATAAGCTCGTCGTATTTGGATTGAGATCGTCCGAGTAACTCAACCCGATGACGTCCGTGTGCAATTAATCGAGTGGCTTCGCTGCCATATCCATTGACGATCAGAGAAATAACAAGCATACTTTCTACCGACAAGCATGGCAGCTCCATCGCTTTTGCTATAAGAATCGCCATTACAGCAGCACTTACGTCAGCTTCCTCGAGAAGGACGCAGACAAGCATTAATATGTATACGTACGGGAATCTCCGCAATCCGGCCTGCAAGCCTTTTATTGGATAAGATAAAATTTTCAGATCGCACGGGAGAATTTATCGAAGAATACCTCcttttcataaataaataaataaatatgctcTACGGTGAATACGGAGATATTGACAAGGATCACAGTGACTGCGGAGTCGCGGCGAGAAGGAGGATAAttctttaattattatatttatatatattttgaatattatttggatattatatatataatatctaaataatatatatatatatatatatatatatatatatatatatatatatatatatatatatatataatataataattagaaGTAAGAGTCGAAAATTATGTCGAAAGACTATTTTATCgaaattaaaaataagaatttcTCAATGTATCAAAAATAAACTTTGTGGAATAAGGATCGAATATCACACTAAAAATCATATGTCGCGACAAAGTTGACATGCTAAAAGATAGAAAGTTGATAAACAATGCTTTGTCGACCTTTTCGATTGTAGTACTATTAATGACTATGGTAATACCACATGGGGTGATAGTGATATTAtcgagaatttaaattttataataataaaatcatcatagtTCAGAATTGTGACATCAAAGGTTAAGATAGTAGTATTATTAAATATCAATGTCACTCgtattctaaaattttaaaaatttaaaattttgatcatattttttaagtattgtgAAGACTATAAATACTGTACTCAGACTTTGTTGATGGTGCATCTATTTTTGAGGTTACGAAATATTATAATTCTCTATTTGAGTTTTGTTTGAGTCTTCTCTACTCTTTTGAGCTTAGTTACGATACAAAGTATTAGATGTGATAATTATATTGTAAAATAGTGAGTATAATGTTTCTTTTCTAagctcaaaaagaaaaatatatatataaatattatttatcttCATCTGTTAGAAATAAGGTTAGTAATAAAAACTAATGATCTTGAAGAAAGAGGAATTGTGAGTGAATGTAGGTCGAAAAAATCGAGGCACTACAAATAAGATATCTCCAAGTCTTGAAACATGTACTATCCTTGAGAGTATATCAATCTTCAATATAATTATACTTCAATATAAACATTCAAGCgaattgaaaaattattttattccTTCAAAAAAAAGTATTTACATTATGTTCAATTGGCCCCACACATCAAAAGGAGCCcttcaataaaagaaaaaatagaaaagcTAATTTAGAGGGGTTGAGAGCAACCGACATAAGCTCAAAGCATCGACTTGAATTGAACTCCTACTTAATTTGACTAGTTTGTTCAATACAAGCTTAAAGAACCGATTTGACTGTCAAAGGGGTTATAGTTGAAAATATCCTCGACTTAATTTTATAGGAACTTGATCTTGCGAGGGATGATCTAGAAGAAAACCATCTAAAAGGGCTATGGTTAGATTTGGATATTTATTCTAGAATAGACAATCAAAATTTGACTTATTAAATACATACATTACTAAGATGGAACTACTAAGAAAATCTACAAacctaaataaaatattaaaagttgAAAGCTAAAAAGATTATATCAATATTAAAGTAAAGAGCACTACCATAAAAAATCCAAACAATATAAATTTTAATGAATTGTCTAATATTTTTTAAGATGAAGGCGACATAAATTTCTACAAATAATTATTTCAATTAATGAATTTCATGATTAGCAATTATTCAAGAAATTTGAATAAAAGTAAATTTGAGACAAATAAAATATCATAGTCGGTTAAGTCAGATAAGATGGATCACTCACATCGATAATTATTATGTTAGCAACTATTTTTTTCGGATGAATTTCATAAATGATGAATGGTTAAAAAATTGACAAAATTAATTCGAAGCAAATCAAGATCTCATAACTAATTGATCTATTACAAGATGGATCGCTAGCATGGATAGTATTCTCATATCTTTCCGTGAATGCTGACAACATCACTATTGATTTTATAATtcacataatatttaatatttaatttttaatttagagACTGAAGgtagaaatattaaaataataaacttttTGTTTAGTAAATATGAGGCTTTAGAGTCAGAATTAAAGGCGTTGTGGTAAATGAAAGATTTAGAATTTATGAAACTAagaaattttgataatttatataattttaatatttttaatgaatTATTGAAGTTTAATATCACCATCTCTAATTATTCTCAAGAGACTCGTAACATTTGGGTAACCTTGATAGTAGACAATCATGACGGTAAGCTACGTTTCTTCTTCCCTTTGATAACAATCAAGATTTCTCACGATAACAACCTCAGCAATAGTActccatatttatacatgttttgAATGAAGAATTTTCACATGTTTTGaaaggagaattttcctcaacggaggaggatttTTTACTATATCTCATCATGTACTTAGTAAGATCTTGACTATTGTTGAGATTGTTAACACGAAAGATTTTAACTGTTATCATCCATCACGAGAGAGGCATGACGAAAAATAGACGGAACCATGATTGCCACGGCCAACCTGTGGTGTTTCTTCTAAAATGAtatgttatttaaatttatatgaatTAAAGAGGCTCATATGAGGCCAGCAAATCTTCTAATACGAAGAGTCGAGAGGACTTGGACCAGTGGAACCACGAGAAGGGGGGAGACAGTCAACGAGAGAGGATTCGGAAGGACCAAGCGATGATCGTCCGAGGACCACAGGGACAATGTGGAGAAGACGTGCGTTGCCGGGTAGAGCAGTAGAGGAGAGAGAGGAGCAGAAGAAATCTGTGGACCCAAAGCTTCTCACTCTTCTTCGTtctcaaatttttaattattattttggataaaaaaaatctttttgatttctgttgatattttttatttctattaatCAGTAGATATTTGTAAAACAAATTTGTAATttgcttttgtaatttttttaaaaatatataaaatcgaaaaaaaaataaattgtttCTCTTGTTtgactttaaaaaaaaatgataaaaaaaactcatatatatttttttattttgttcataTTTAAACTATGGATCTCTGCATCCTTGATTTCCATCGAGGCTAATTGCTATGTCAGAGCTTAAACTAAAACTCATACATTTCTGTCGTCGTTCCATCGTATCATAGTGACTAagattaattattaattatttttaatttgtttattattttattattttatttaaaatactaATTAGAGCATCAGAGAGATTACGATCGAAAATCTCATTCGATCTCGGCCATCGTACATATTAATTATTGAACTAACATTCAAACCACATCAGACTAGTTAAGACCTATATTGAATTGAGCTGATTCAGTCATCACCGATATATGATAGTATTTTGGGTGAGAAGTTTTAACTTGGAAGTGTGGAGCTTTTTGTTACATGACAGCATAGTCTGGGCTGCAAAAGAGGATTTGGAATTCGCTGTTATAGTAGGTGTTTGTTTTTGTAAAATTTACTTATTTTTGGATCATGATTTAATCTTGTTCTAATTATAATGGTGATATATGAATAATGATACCACCTTACCATATGACCAACACTCGAGGCTGACACTTCACTTTCACTTGATCGACACCTATATGATCGACACATCATCGTCGGAGTCGATTTCTTTTTACCATGTGTCTGACACCTCAAAGCCTCACTATCATGTGGCTCATATCTCGGTACCACATGCCTAACACTTTCATTGCTATTTGTCCAATATGGCTTCTCTCTCCAAACGTTAcatcgctatatatatatatatatatatatatataccccgaGAACTTTTGAGTTACCACATGGCTCACTTCAAAGCTATAAGGTCAATACCTCACTATCATGTGGTTCATATCTCGGTACCACATGCCTAACACTTCATTGCCATTTGTCCGATATGACTTCTCTCTCCAAACGTTAcatcgctatatatatatatatatatatatatatatatgtatatatataccgagAACTTTTGAGTTACTTTATGACATGACTGAGTAAAACATTGCTATCAACCAGTGCAGGATTTATTGGCTATCGACCAATAGCATTTATACGGTACAGTTTGCTCTGTGAGATGTCCCGTCAAAGTAATTCCAATAGTAGAGGATTTGTCCACGGAGTTGAATCGAATTGTTTCTAAACTTCGTTGAAGATagtaaacaaacaacttaaaagaaTGAAAGATAATACACCCATATGcactaatttgattttattagactaCTCATCTTACATAATCGGTAATTTTAATTAAtcgataataatttattttagtcGATCAACAAACTCGGCACATCTCCCATGGAAGCCGCAGCCCGGAAGAAGTCGGCCAATCCCTTAAACGATGACCCAACTCCCTCCCTCCATGCCGCTCTCATCAGCTCCCCGACTTCCTCCGCCCTCCTCCTCATCTCCTTCGCCTTCTCTCCCCCGCACATCACCTCCCTTATCACCCTCTCCACGTCCGTCCGGTCTGCCTTCGAGCTCTCCATGCTCCCTCTCGCCACCTCCACGCACACCCCCATCTCCTCCATCATCTTCGCGTTGTGTGGCTGATCCGCCAACAACGGCCACGCCACGATCGGCACGCCTCGGCTCAAGCTCTCCAGCaccgagttccacccgcagtggCTGAGGAACGCGCCCGTCGACGTATGCGACAGGATCTCCAGCTGCGGCGCCCATCCGTGCACCAACACCCCCGTCCCTCGCTCTCGCATCCGCTCCTCGAACTTCTCCGGCAGCCACTCCGCCTTGAACTCCTCATTGCTGTCGAACTCTGAAGGCGGTCTGATGACCCATATGAACCGTGCCTCGCTGGCCTCAAGCCCCGTCGCCACTTCCATCATCTGCGACGCCGTGATGGTGCACAGCGAGCCGAACGAGACGTACAAAACGGACGCCGGTTGTTGTGAATCCAACCATTCCATGATACATCGATTTTGGCTAGCGCTGGCAACAGAATGAGAGGAGATCAGCAGAGGACCGATGGCCCAGGTGGGAACAGGAAACAATTTACGCAGCATCCGCAGTCCTGTGGCCTCCATTTCGTCTACCGTGTTCACAAGCATGGCGTTTGTCTCCTTCCATTGAGATATCAGTCTCTGATAGAACCCTGAGGTCGGATCGGTGCCGTCGCAGAGAAGCATGAATCTCGAGAGCTGCGAGAGGTGGATGGTTGTGTCGGGGAACTCGGACAGCGCGAACTCATCGGATCTCGTCTTCAGGTGAGGTAGGTGAGTCCACAGAGAGACGAATACGGCCATGCCGTAAGCTCCGCCGGGGATGAATACGGTATGAAACACTTCGTACCGGTGCGCGACGTCCGCGGTCCACGCGAGGAGGAAGTCGGCGACGATGCAGAGCGGAGGACGGCCGTCTTCTCGAGCTATGTCAACGATGAGCTGGTCGAAGGCGGGCAGGAGGGATTCGGAGGCGACGAGGAAAGTAAGTTTCTGGTGGTTGGGTACAGTGGCGAAGTTCTCGGCGTCAGGATGGAGGCCGTGGGCGGCGGGGTCGAAGGGGAGGGATCGAAGACGGATGgaagaggggaaggaggagctACGGATGCATTGGATGTGGAAACGGGTGTTGACGAGGGTAACGGTGAGGGCGGGGTGGTGCCGGACGAGGCGGTGGGCGAGGGCGAGGAAGGGGTTGATGTGGCTTGGAGTCATGAAGGGAAAGAGAACTACATGATGACTCTTGATGCGCTCCATTGATGACACAAGCGTCGAGCTGCCGATTGTTGTGGTGGGGGGATGATTATAAAGAGATTGGTAGAGCTtaatagaaagaatagaagattagaataattattgaaaaagttttattgaaaaatatgaaTTAGTTCAAATACATTAATATGTTTTCTTACCACAAAGAATAAAAAGATTTTCTCGTATAATTGAAgaaattttatcttttatctGTCCTGATAACTGTCATTGTTTGTGTACGATACCCATTCATTGGTTaacgattgaaatatctttcatgCAATTACTGACTTTgagacttttttttttacttcttatattttaaattaattattgacGAGGAGAGAACATATAGTACCAAATATACTGGTCCACTAATATATCTTCAACTCAGATCTTTCACAGTTACGTCGGTGTAGCACTTTCGGACAAATCGAGACGTGCCATAGCACCTTGCTAACATTAAACATGCATCTACATATTTTTGCATTGGTTACATCATCAAGATGATGATAAGATAGTATCAGCTTGACCCTCGGTGTTAGAATATACTAAACATTAGTTTCATGCTGCGGATTCACTGTATTGCATTTGTTGGGGCCCTCGTTGATCTCGAGTCATGATTTCTTCGACACACCTTCACCCATAAAAAAGTGACTCTCTCCTTTGTTCCATTAGATGGACGGCCGCCCCGCAAAATCCGGGAAGTCAtcctcatctttttttttttatctttaaatattaaattagatAATAAAAAGAGATAAAAGCAATCACATAAACGAATAAAATCTTTTATGTTTCACTCATGATTTTCTACAACtttaaaaactttatatattTCATTACCTGTTTATATAAAATGAATTATTCTTTTTTGATTTTTTCAAgaattaataaataatttaatttgttATTTTATAGACATGAAACTTCAAATACGATGTGACATGCAATACACATGTGGTGGGCAACCGTTTATCGCCCCCTCCGTATGAATCACATCATCATGGAACAACCATCCCGGAAAGCTCAGGGCGGTACTGTGCGGCGTCAATCCGTACAGGTCGGTCAACGCTCGCACAAAAGCTTAAGCTGGCCGCCTAAGAAGCCGACCGTAATTAATTGACCTTGTACGACCAACTTATCATCAtatgtataaaagctaaccctccttaaTCAGGAGATGAGGGGTACTTCAAACACTCAATTCTTTCTCATTCCACCAAAAAGCTAACTTGaacttcggaggggtcgagtcgaaaAATCCCTCACTCGACCTCGACCTTTGTGTAAGAACCGATAACAAAGCAGCAGCAACCCGTCGAGGAAGAACCACACTTGGGAGACGACGCTTGCACCCAACTGGACCCGACATCAACCTTGTGAATCTGGGATTAGACCAAGCCATATTAACACCTCGACCATGGCGTAAAGGTTGGTGCAGTTTTCTTCGCTTTGCTTCGCGTGAAGTGGCATCGAAACAAATATCCCTATTATCCTCGATTCTACCATTCAAAGGATTCAAGGTCAATTAAATGGTGACGATTTGCAATGAATAATTCGTGGCAAGGATTCATCATGATTTCATTTATGTTCTTTCTTACGTTGA from Musa acuminata AAA Group cultivar baxijiao chromosome BXJ2-11, Cavendish_Baxijiao_AAA, whole genome shotgun sequence encodes:
- the LOC135627724 gene encoding UDP-glycosyltransferase 92A1-like, with translation MEDGERQHVVLFPFMAQGHITPFVALAELLRRRRPTLIVTLVSTPLNIQKIKSSSCPPSLSSIRLRSIPFSPAAHGLPPEAETTGAIPFHQIVTLLHASRSLQPAFEQLIEDITQEDGRPPLCIIADNFFAWSVHVARRFGTFHSIFFTSGAYGTTVYSSLWTHLPHRKTNSDDFPLPEFPDTIIHRSQLPKHLLMADGTDPWSDFLQGQISLSSETDAVIINTVEEVEKTGLRMLRKVLPCPVWPVGPVLSSLSSPSSASAGNDHIMKWLDSQPPASVLYISFGSQNTIAAPQMKELAMGLEASRTRFLWVIRPPVGFDVKGEFKAEWLPEKFEERMRDEGTGVLVHGWAPQLEILSHASTGGFLSHCGWNSVLESLSRGVPIVAWPLSGDQLYNAKIMEEELGVCVEVARGNMESSKADRVVVEKVVKEVMHGGQRGKEIRRRVEEVRGLMKEAWRDGPGSSVKGLSEFFRAAASMRGAGMKM
- the LOC135627127 gene encoding UDP-glycosyltransferase 92A1-like, yielding MERIKSHHVVLFPFMTPSHINPFLALAHRLVRHHPALTVTLVNTRFHIQCIRSSSFPSSIRLRSLPFDPAAHGLHPDAENFATVPNHQKLTFLVASESLLPAFDQLIVDIAREDGRPPLCIVADFLLAWTADVAHRYEVFHTVFIPGGAYGMAVFVSLWTHLPHLKTRSDEFALSEFPDTTIHLSQLSRFMLLCDGTDPTSGFYQRLISQWKETNAMLVNTVDEMEATGLRMLRKLFPVPTWAIGPLLISSHSVASASQNRCIMEWLDSQQPASVLYVSFGSLCTITASQMMEVATGLEASEARFIWVIRPPSEFDSNEEFKAEWLPEKFEERMRERGTGVLVHGWAPQLEILSHTSTGAFLSHCGWNSVLESLSRGVPIVAWPLLADQPHNAKMMEEMGVCVEVARGSMESSKADRTDVERVIREVMCGGEKAKEMRRRAEEVGELMRAAWREGVGSSFKGLADFFRAAASMGDVPSLLID